In Oreochromis aureus strain Israel breed Guangdong linkage group 20, ZZ_aureus, whole genome shotgun sequence, the following are encoded in one genomic region:
- the dclre1b gene encoding 5' exonuclease Apollo, producing MPANGKVIPHTPLAVDFWHVRKCPGTRLFFLSHMHSDHTAGLTSTWSNRPIYCSPITATLLKLKLQVKEQWIHPLEVGEPYLLPLDDIGKERLTVTLIDANHCPGAVMFLFEGYFGSILYTGDFRYTPSMLREPCLRTYATIDVLYLDNTNCDPNRTLPSRQRATQQIKEIIRSHPSHNVIIGLYSLGKESLLLELAMEFKSWVEVSFERMETLKTLELPDVFTTEPGAGRIRAVDQSEICASALHQWNKEQPTLAILPTSRPLISFHPDVHVVPYSDHSSYQELEDFVSALKPTCLIPIVGKCVPGSLSALLPHKKRHEILVPESVRHYMSREPERQLGSSAYTSLRRKHFHPLVPKGVVFESPVRGSGKSCEEPWEAECVEQDGSGEETETESSEKDSDCILLDLSKELTPSRNGRGAGDVWNLNIVQTVTEERVREGSTPLSEIASSRFSPVEILANPNACLKPSVTTTLSLETSAKIINNQHSECENNHTLPIKNTMSQHCGIDQNDSVTSFQNSPDNDSCASSSPLALLNSAYIEELENRLLKNLPFSEEDFKSCGLLQKGFVQQFTPSPLQCSKDNDLSD from the exons ATGCCCGCAAACGGGAAAGTCATTCCCCACACCCCGCTGGCCGTGGACTTCTGGCATGTGCGGAAGTGTCCGGGTACCCGGCTGTTTTTTCTGTCCCACATGCACAGCGACCACACGGCAGGTCTGACGTCCACGTGGAGCAATCGCCCCATCTACTGCTCACCTATCACCGCCACTCTGTTGAAACTCAAGCTGCAG GTGAAAGAACAGTGGATCCATCCTTTAGAAGTGGGTGAGCCATACCTACTCCCACTGGATGATATTGGCAAGGAGAGGCTCACAGTCACACTGATAGATGCCAACCACTGTCCAGGGGCTGTCATGTTTCTATTCGAAGGCTACTTTGGCTCCATTCTATACACTG GCGACTTTAGATACACTCCTTCAATGCTGCGTGAGCCATGCTTAAGGACCTACGCCACTATAGATGTGCTGTACCTGGACAACACTAACTGTGACCCCAACCGTACCCTGCCATCAAGACAGCGAGCCACTCAACAGATTAAGGAGATTATTCGCAGCCACCCCAGCCACAATGTTATCATAG GCCTTTATTCCTTAGGTAAAGAGTCCCTGCTATTGGAGCTGGCGATGGAATTTAAATCCTGGGTTGAGGTGAGCTTTGAGAGAATGGAGACACTTAAAACTCTGGAGCTGCCTGATGTCTTCACTACTGAGCCAGGGGCCGGCCGTATCAGAGCTGTGGACCAGTCAGAGATTTGTGCCTCTGCTTTGCACCAGTGGAACAAAGAACAACCAACTTTGGCCATCTTGCCCACCAGCAGGCCCCTGATCTCTTTCCACCCTGATGTCCATGTAGTACCCTATTCAGATCACTCCTCCTACCAAGAGCTGGAGGATTTTGTCTCAGCACTTAAACCTACCTGCCTTATACCCATTGTAGGAAAATGTGTGCCTGGAAGTCTTTCTGCCTTACTCCCTCACAAAAAACGCCATGAAATCCTGGTACCAGAGTCAGTCCGACACTACATGTCGAGAGAGCCTGAGAGGCAACTCGGCTCATCAGCATACACTAGCCTTCGCCGCAAACACTTCCATCCTCTTGTTCCTAAAGGAGTGGTATTTGAGTCTCCTGTAAGGGGATCTGGGAAGTCATGTGAAGAACCCTGGGAGGCAGAGTGTGTGGAGCAGGATGGATCTGGGGaagagacagaaacagaaagtaGTGAAAAGGACTCTGACTGTATCCTCCTGGACCTGAGCAAAGAGCTCACCCCCAGCAGAAATGGAAGAGGGGCTGGAGATGTGTGGAACCTCAACATCGTCCAGACAGTCACAGAAGAAAGAGTGAGGGAAGGGTCGACGCCACTGAGCGAAATCGCATCGAGCCGCTTCTCTCCAGtggagattctggcaaaccccAATGCCTGCTTGAAGCCCAGCGTGACCACAACGTTGTCTTTAGAAACAAGTGCCAAAATAATCAATAACCAGCACAGTGAGTGTGAGAACAACCACACATTACCAATTAAGAATACCATGAGTCAGCACTGCGGGATTGATCAGAACGACAGCGTGACATCATTTCAGAACAGCCCTGATAATGATTCCTGTGCTTCATCCAGCCCACTGGCTTTGCTGAACTCTGCGTATATAGAGGAGCTTGAAAACAGACTTTTAAAGAACCTCCCCTTCTCAGAGGAGGACTTTAAGAGCTGCGGCCTCCTGCAGAAAGGTTTTGTGCAGCAGTTTACCCCTTCACCTTTACAGTGTTCAAAAGACAATGACCTGTCAGACTGA